The Chaetodon auriga isolate fChaAug3 chromosome 4, fChaAug3.hap1, whole genome shotgun sequence region GACAAATGTGGTTTTAACGTGTCATGACTCATGCTCTGGAATAGAAGTTGGATGTTTAGTAGACATCAGTCTTAATTGAAATAAATGTTCCCGTTTAACCTGCACATATATTGAAAATAATGCTTCCACAGAGTCACTGCTGTCTGGAGCACGATACATCCTCATTAAACGCAAAGCTTTTCATGCTCCAAAAGAAATATTGTATTAATCGATGTTGCCCTTTCGTTTTTGGAGAATTactgaaacattttgaaaacagaTTGATTCctgctaattaaaaaaaacaggaaaatatttgACTTTGTGTGAGTGCATTGTTTAAAGTGATGTCCATGATTTCACAGAGTGACTTATGGGGACTGCTGGCCATGGATGTACTCTATCAACTAAACACAACCCAGGCGGAGGATTCGCCATTTGAACTGAACTCCAACTGCTGCTCAAGTGGAGACACGATCAGTGACGAGAACCTTCTGAAGCTGGACGACAGCACGAAGCTGGTCGGAGTCCAAGTGATCCTCATCCTCGCCTACAGCACAATCATATTGTTTGGAGTCTCTGGAAACTCCTTGGTGATTTATGTCGTCTACAAGTTTAGAAATCTGCGAACGGTCACCAATTTCTTCATTGTGAACTTAGCCGTGGCGGACCTGCTGGTGAACACGCTGTGCTTGCCCTTCACCCTCATCTACACTCTGTACGACGAGTGGAAGTTTGGCCAGGTGTTGTGCTTCATGCTGCCCTGCGCCCAAGGCATGGCGGTGCACGTGTCCACCATCACCATGAACGTCATCGCGCTGGACCGCCACCGGAGCATCGTCTACCACACGGAGAGCAAGATGTCCAAAGTCATGTGCGCCGTGGTCATTGTCGTCACGTGGCTCGTCAGCGCCATGCTGGCCAGCCCGCTCGCCATCTTCAGGGAGTACGGGACGTTGGATCTCTCGCCAAACAAGTCTTTCCTGGTGTGCATGGAGAAGTGGCCAGGAAGCAGCATGAACGGAAGCATCTACAGTATATCGGCGCTCCTGGTTCAGTTCGGTTTACCTCTGGCCATCAACTGCGTTGCCTACATCCGCATCTGGAACAAGCTGAAGAAGACTTGTGGAGGTCGAAATGACCGCCATCAGCGCAGGAGGAAGACCACTAAGATGCTGCTGACCATGGTGGTGGTCTTCGCCGTCAGCTGGTTGCCTTTCCACGCCTTCCAGCTGGCCGCCGACATCGACAGCACCGTGCTGTTCATGAAGGACTTTAAGCTGCTTTTCACCGTGTTCCATATCGTGGCGATGTGCTCCACGTTTGTCAATCCCATCCTGTACGGGTGGATGAACAACAACTACAGGACGGCCTTT contains the following coding sequences:
- the npy2r gene encoding neuropeptide Y receptor type 2, whose amino-acid sequence is MDVLYQLNTTQAEDSPFELNSNCCSSGDTISDENLLKLDDSTKLVGVQVILILAYSTIILFGVSGNSLVIYVVYKFRNLRTVTNFFIVNLAVADLLVNTLCLPFTLIYTLYDEWKFGQVLCFMLPCAQGMAVHVSTITMNVIALDRHRSIVYHTESKMSKVMCAVVIVVTWLVSAMLASPLAIFREYGTLDLSPNKSFLVCMEKWPGSSMNGSIYSISALLVQFGLPLAINCVAYIRIWNKLKKTCGGRNDRHQRRRKTTKMLLTMVVVFAVSWLPFHAFQLAADIDSTVLFMKDFKLLFTVFHIVAMCSTFVNPILYGWMNNNYRTAFLSVWKFYHPFSLRSRCSKGRAMKKEEDRVCTDCKSTNV